One window from the genome of Magnolia sinica isolate HGM2019 chromosome 4, MsV1, whole genome shotgun sequence encodes:
- the LOC131243946 gene encoding pentatricopeptide repeat-containing protein At3g09060 encodes MAQELPRILSQKHLFKLLKYQKDPLSALSLFDAASALFPYFAHTPHVLHLILRKLTSPPHVTSPVPHVTRLLSLIRAHQIPCSEDVALTAIKAYADALMPDHALETFRDMPEIFGCRPGIRSYNSLLDAFVKSGQWDRAESFFAYFETVSILPDLRSFNILIKGLCKRNEFDRALSLLDQIRRRGHDPDKFSYSILIAGLVKNGRMLDALELFDEMPDRGVMPDVVCYNIMIDGFFKNGNFENAFDIWERLLKGKYVSPNVVTYNVMLNGLCKCGKFGESVEIWHRMMRNGHHPDSFTYSTLIHGLCEGGKVDGAAKVYGAMIESGAVPDVVTCNSLLNGFCNAGRIDDCFGLWDSMGQAGRRNIVSYNILMKGLFENGKMDEAVLVWECLLNNGCCPDSMTYGILIHGLCKSGFLNKAYRVLKEAEGGGGNLDVFAYSSMINGLCGELRLDEAVGVFGQMAKRGCNPNSETYNALINGFCQASNITESIWVFYKMVDCGCYPTSTTYNTIISGLCKAERFVEASNVMEEMLGKGWKPDMITYSSLMDGLCQDKKVDSALDLWNQVTDNGLEPDVAMHNILIHGLCSAGKIEEALQICSEMRCKHCDPNLITYNTLMDGLYKVGDCEKVSEIWIEMLGDGLRPDIISYNIVLNGLCSCNRVCEAVGLLYNALDQNILPSAVTWNILVRAALNHGTFST; translated from the coding sequence ATGGCCCAGGAGCTCCCCAGAATCCTTTCCCAAAAACACCTCTTCAAACTCCTAAAATACCAAAAAGACCCTCTCTCTGCACTCTCTCTCTTCGACGCTGCTTCCGCTCTCTTCCCATACTTCGCCCACACGCCTCACGTCCTCCACCTCATCCTCCGCAAGCTCACCTCCCCCCCTCACGTGACATCCCCCGTCCCTCACGTGACCCGCCTCCTCTCCCTCATCCGGGCCCACCAGATCCCCTGCTCCGAAGACGTCGCCCTCACCGCCATTAAGGCGTATGCCGACGCCTTGATGCCCGACCACGCCCTCGAGACCTTCCGCGACATGCCTGAGATCTTCGGCTGCCGGCCGGGCATCCGTTCGTACAATTCCCTCCTTGATGCCTTCGTGAAGTCCGGCCAATGGGATCGCGCCGAGTCGTTCTTCGCCTACTTCGAGACGGTAAGTATCTTGCCTGACTTGAGGTCTTTCAATATCTTGATCAAGGGTCTTTGTAAAAGGAACGAATTTGATCGAGCACTTTCGTTGCTGGATCAAATTCGGCGCCGGGGGCACGATCCTGATAAGTTTAGTTATAGTATTTTGATTGCTGGGTTGGTGAAGAATGGGAGGATGTTGGATGCGTTggaactgtttgatgaaatgcctgataGAGGGGTCATGCCCGATGTTGTCTGTTATAATATTATGATTGATGGGTTTTTCAAGAATGGCAATTTCGAGAACGCATTTGACATTTGGGAGCGGTTATTGAAGGGGAAATACGTTTCTCCGAATGTTGTTACGTATAACGTGATGCTGAATGGTCTGTGTAAGTGCGGGAAGTTTGGTGAGAGTGTCGAGATTTGGCACCGGATGATGAGGAATGGGCACCACCCAGACTCATTTACTTACAGTACTTTGATACATGGGTTGTGTGAGGGTGGGAAGGTTGATGGGGCGGCAAAGGTTTATGGGGCGATGATTGAGAGTGGGGCAGTTCCGGATGTTGTTACATGTAATTCTCTGCTTAATGGGTTTTGCAATGCAGGTAGGATTGATGATTGTTTTGGATTGTGGGATTCGATGGGACAGGCGGGTCGAAGAAACATCGTTAGTTATAATATATTGATGAAGGGTttgtttgagaatggtaagatgGATGAAGCGGTTTTGGTATGGGAGTGCTTGTTAAATAATGGTTGCTGTCCAGATTCGATGACTTACGGGATTTTGATTCATGGGTTGTGCAAGAGCGGGTTTTTGAATAAAGCCTATCGGGTACTTAAAGAGGCAGAAGGCGGAGGTGGGAATCTTGATGTTTTTGCTTACTCTTCGATGATAAATGGGCTATGCGGGGAGCTTAGGTTAGATGAAGCAGTTGGGGTTTTTGGTCAGATGGCTAAACGTGGTTGCAATCCGAATTCTGAAACGTATAATGCTCTGATCAACGGCTTCTGCCAGGCATCTAATATTACCGAATCGATCTGGGTTTTTTACAAAATGGTTGATTGTGGTTGCTATCCTACTTCCACCACTTACAATACTATAATAAGTGGTCTTTGCAAAGCGGAACGGTTCGTCGAGGCTTCTAATGTTATGGAAGAGATGTTGGGGAAAGGTTGGAAACCGGATATGATTACGTACAGTTCGTTAATGGACGGTCTCTGTCAAGACAAAAAAGTTGACAGTGCTCTCGATTTGTGGAATCAAGTGACTGATAATGGCTTGGAGCCTGATGTTGCTATGCACAATATTCTCATTCATGGACTTTGCTCAGCTGGAAAAATTGAAGAAGCTTTGCAAATCTGTTCAGAGATGAGGTGTAAGCATTGTGACCCGAATCTCATTACATACAATACACTTATGGATGGGCTATACAAAGTTGGTGATTGTGAAAAGGTGTCTGAGATTTGGATTGAGATGTTAGGTGATGGACTACGGCCGGATATCATCTCTTATAACATAGTCCTTAATGGACTTTGTTCGTGTAATAGGGTATGTGAGGCTGTGGGATTGTTGTACAATGCCTTGGACCAGAACATTCTTCCAAGTGCTGTTACTTGGAATATACTTGTTAGGGCAGCACTGAACCATGGAACTTTTTCGACATGA
- the LOC131243948 gene encoding uncharacterized protein LOC131243948, giving the protein MDLSYLHVFIGSLKSPPLYFSLLIIHSNKQEKGKEMNTLKATQTSFPPKNPSFLCPRKLPKRKTSTISFCSNSSSGAESEPSPPEEGGDKSKQELLAKIAMLQTQKVRLTDYLDERSAYLTQFAEDANAEFDAIGEDALKGLDDAEARIMGNIESRMQAFEEKSESSKQEIEKSEQKVVDFEDQMENDQNEGLFFKNLGQRKPQERVEAQEEMQKLRVTKENAGSKIRRNIYLALICLLAATIVNAIISSPELEWQKITALGVILVALLAQFFYEQMMYSTTEKTEKDE; this is encoded by the exons ATGGACCTTTCATATCTTCATGTCTTTATAGGAAGTTTGAAATCTCCCCCACTATATTTCTCTCTTCTCATTATCCACAGCAACAAAcaggaaaaaggaaaagagatgAACACTCTCAAGGCCACTCAAACCTCCTTCCCTCCCAAAAATCCTTCCTTTCTCTGCCCAAGAAAACTCCCCAAGAGGAAGACATCCACCATCTCCTTCTGCAGCAACTCCTCCAGCGGAGCGGAATCCGAGCCTTCCCCACCCGAGGAAGGAGGAGACAAGAGCAAGCAAGAACTGCTTGCAAAAATCGCAATGCTTCAGACACAAAAGGTCCGGCTGACCGATTACTTAGACGAGCGGTCCGCCTACCTCACTCAATTTGCTGAAGACGCCAATGCCGAGTTCGATGCCATTGGAGAAGATGCTCTCAAAGGGCTCGACGACGCCGAAGCTCGG ATAATGGGGAATATAGAGAGTCGGATGCAGGCTTTTGAAGAAAAGTCAGAATCAAGTAAACAGGAAATAGAGAAGAGCGAGCAGAAGGTAGTGGACTTTGAAGATCAGATGGAGAACGACCAGAATGAAGGCCTCTTCTTCAAGAACCTGGGGCAGAGAAAGCCTCAAGAACGCGTAGAGGCTCAGGAAGAAATGCAGAAGCTAAGAGTCACTAAAGAGAATGCGGGGTCAAAAATCCGGAGAAACATTTACCTGGCACTGATTTGCTTGCTGGCTGCCACAATTGTCAATGCCATTATCTCTTCACCCGAGTTGGAGTGGCAGAAAATCACAGCTTTGGGGGTAATATTGGTGGCCTTGCTAGCTCAGTTCTTCTACGAACAGATGATGTATTCAACAACTGAAAAGACAGAAAAGGACGAATGA
- the LOC131243949 gene encoding laccase-4-like, with product MKSWVRALVLVACFLLPTVIECRVRHYKFNVVMKNTTRLCQSKPIVTVNGQFPGPTLYAREGDNVLVKVVNHVKYNVTIHWHGIRQLRTGWADGPAYITQCPIQPGNQYIYNFTLTGQRGTLWWHAHILWLRATVHGAIVILPKLRAPYVPYPFPTPDKEVVVILGEWWKSDTEAVINEALKSGLAPNVSDAHTINGHPGPFSNCSSNGGFTLQVRRGKTYMLRLINAALNEELFFKVAGHKLTVVEVDATYTKPFKTDTVLITPGQTTNVLLTADRTPGRYLVAISPFMDSPIAVDNTTGTAILHYSGTLGASPTTLTTPPPQNATPVATNFNAALRSLNSKKFPANVPLTVDHSLFFTVGLGISPCSTCKNGTRVAADINNVSFVMPTTALLQAHYFNISGVFTNDFPGNPPITFNYTGTVPSNLQTTNGTRLYRLAYNSTVQIVLQDTGFISPENHPIHLHGFNFFAVGRGLGNFNPKNDTANFNLVDPVERNTIGVPSGGWTAIRFRADNPGVWFLHCHLEVHTTWGLKMAFVVDNGKGPNQSLLPPPSDLPAC from the exons ATGAAATCGTGGGTTCGAGCCTTGGTGCTAGTGGCTTGCTTTCTTCTCCCGACGGTCATTGAATGTCGGGTCCGACACTACAAGTTCAAT GTTGTGATGAAGAATACAACTCGGCTGTGTCAATCCAAGCCCATCGTAACCGTCAACGGGCAATTCCCAGGGCCCACTCTCTATGCAAGGGAGGGTGACAACGTGCTCGTGAAGGTTGTCAACCACGTCAAGTACAATGTTACCATCCACTG GCACGGTATCAGGCAGCTTCGCACTGGTTGGGCTGATGGGCCGGCATACATCACGCAGTGCCCAATCCAGCCTGGAAATCAGTACATCTACAACTTCACCCTCACAGGCCAACGAGGAACTCTGTGGTGGCACGCTCACATCCTCTGGCTACGTGCGACGGTGCATGGCGCCATCGTCATCCTCCCCAAGCTCCGCGCCCCTTACGTTCCATATCCGTTCCCAACGCCTGATAAGGAAGTAGTCGTGATACTAG GCGAATGGTGGAAATCGGACACAGAAGCTGTGATCAACGAGGCTCTGAAGTCTGGGCTTGCACCGAACGTATCAGACGCCCACACAATCAACGGCCATCCTGGGCCATTCTCAAATTGCTCTTCCAATG GTGGGTTCACGTTACAGGTAAGGAGGGGCAAGACCTACATGCTCCGACTCATCAATGCTGCACTCAATGAAGAGCTCTTCTTCAAAGTAGCTGGCCACAAGCTGACAGTAGTCGAGGTCGACGCCACCTACACCAAACCCTTCAAAACCGACACCGTCCTCATCACCCCAGGCCAGACCACCAACGTCCTCCTAACCGCCGATCGCACCCCGGGTCGTTACCTTGTCGCCATATCCCCGTTCATGGACTCGCCGATCGCCGTTGATAATACAACCGGCACTGCTATCTTACACTACTCAGGCACACTCGGCGCGTCGCCGACCACCCTCACGACCCCACCTCCCCAAAACGCCACCCCGGTCGCAACCAACTTCAATGCCGCTCTCCGTAGCTTGAACTCGAAAAAGTTCCCAGCCAACGTCCCCCTAACCGTCGATCACTCCCTCTTTTTCACGGTAGGCCTTGGCATTAGTCCATGCTCCACGTGTAAGAATGGCACTCGTGTGGCTGCGGACATCAACAACGTCAGCTTTGTGATGCCGACAACCGCTCTCCTTCAAGCGCATTACTTCAACATAAGTGGAGTTTTCACCAATGATTTCCCTGGCAATCCACCGATCACCTTCAATTACACCGGTACAGTGCCGTCGAACTTGCAAACCACAAATGGGACTCGGCTTTATAGGTTGGCGTACAATTCAACGGTGCAGATTGTCTTGCAAGATACCGGCTTTATATCGCCGGAAAACCATCCGATCCACCTGCACGGTTTCAATTTCTTCGCCGTCGGTCGGGGGTTGGGGAATTTCAATCCAAAGAACGATACCGCCAATTTCAATCTTGTGGACCCCGTAGAGAGGAACACgatcggtgtcccatctggcggATGGACGGCTATCAGATTCAGAGCTGATAATCCAG GTGTTTGGTTCTTACATTGTCATTTGGAAGTGCACACCACATGGGGACTGAAGATGGCATTTGTGGTGGACAATGGCAAGGGTCCCAACCAATCGCTTTTGCCGCCTCCGTCTGACCTTCCAGCTTGCTAG
- the LOC131243951 gene encoding laccase-4-like, which yields MESWVRALVLVACLLLPTVVECRVRHYKFNVVMKNTTRLCQSKPIVTVNGQFPGPTLYAREGDNVVVKVVNHVKYNVTVHWHGIRQLRTGWADGPAYITQCPIQPGNQYIYNFTITGQRGTLWWHAHILWLRATVHGAIVILPKLRVPYVPYPFPRPDKEVVVILGEWWKSDTEAVINEALKSGLAPNVSDAHTINGHPGPFSNCSSQGGFTLKVRRGKTYMLRLINAALNEELFFKVAGHKLTVVEVDAAYTKPFKTDTVLITPGQTTNVLLTADRAPGRYLVAISPFMDSPIAVDNTTGTAILHYSGMLGASPTTLTTPPPQNATPIATNFNAALRSLNSKKFPANVPLTVDHSLFFTVGLGISPCSTCKNGTRVAADINNVSFVMPTTALLQAHYFNISGVFTNDFPGNPPITFNYTGTVPSNLQTTNGTRLYRLAYNSTVQIVLQDTGFISPENHPIHLHGFNFFAVGRGLGNFNPKNDTANFNLVDPVERNTIGVPSGGWTAIRFRADNPGVWFLHCHLEVHTTWGLKMAFVVDNGKGPNQSLLPPPSDLPAC from the exons ATGGAGTCATGGGTTCGAGCCCTGGTGCTAGTGGCTTGTCTTCTTCTTCCGACGGTCGTTGAATGTCGGGTCCGACACTACAAGTTCAAT GTGGTGATGAAGAATACAACTCGGCTGTGTCAATCCAAGCCCATCGTAACCGTTAACGGGCAATTCCCAGGGCCCACTCTCTATGCAAGGGAGGGTGACAATGTGGTCGTGAAGGTTGTCAACCACGTCAAGTACAATGTTACCGTCCACTG GCATGGCATCCGGCAGCTACGTACTGGTTGGGCTGATGGGCCGGCATACATTACCCAGTGTCCGATTCAGCCCGGGAATCAGTACATCTACAACTTCACTATCACAGGCCAAAGAGGAACTCTTTGGTGGCACGCTCACATCCTCTGGCTACGTGCGACGGTGCATGGTGCCATTGTCATCCTTCCCAAGCTTCGGGTCCCTTATGTTCCATATCCGTTCCCTAGGCCCGATAAAGAAGTAGTAGTGATACTAG GTGAATGGTGGAAGTCAGACACCGAAGCTGTGATTAACGAGGCTCTGAAGTCTGGCCTTGCACCGAACGTATCAGACGCCCACACGATCAACGGTCATCCTGGTCCATTCTCAAACTGCTCTTCCCAAG GGGGGTTCACGTTAAAGGTAAGGAGAGGCAAGACCTACATGCTCCGACTCATCAATGCTGCACTCAACGAAGAGCTCTTCTTCAAAGTAGCTGGCCACAAGCTGACAGTAGTCGAGGTCGACGCCGCCTACACCAAACCCTTCAAGACCGACACCGTCCTCATCACACCAGGCCAGACCACCAACGTCCTCCTAACTGCCGATCGCGCTCCGGGCCGTTACCTAGTCGCCATATCCCCGTTCATGGACTCGCCGATCGCCGTTGATAATACAACCGGCACTGCTATCTTACACTACTCAGGCATGCTCGGCGCATCGCCGACCACCCTCACGACCCCACCTCCTCAAAACGCCACCCCGATCGCAACCAACTTCAATGCCGCTCTCCGTAGCTTGAACTCGAAAAAGTTCCCAGCCAACGTCCCCCTAACCGTCGATCACTCCCTCTTTTTCACGGTAGGCCTTGGCATTAGTCCATGCTCCACGTGTAAGAATGGCACTCGTGTGGCTGCGGACATCAACAATGTCAGCTTTGTGATGCCGACAACCGCTCTCCTTCAAGCGCATTACTTCAACATAAGTGGAGTTTTCACCAATGATTTCCCCGGCAATCCACCGATCACCTTCAATTACACCGGTACAGTGCCGTCGAACTTGCAAACCACAAATGGGACTCGGCTTTATAGGCTGGCGTACAATTCAACGGTGCAGATTGTCTTGCAAGATACCGGCTTTATATCGCCAGAAAACCATCCGATCCACCTGCACGGTTTCAATTTCTTCGCCGTCGGACGGGGGTTGGGGAATTTCAATCCAAAGAACGATACCGCCAATTTCAATCTTGTGGACCCCGTAGAGAGGAACACgatcggtgtcccatctggcggATGGACGGCTATCAGATTCAGAGCTGATAATCCAG GTGTTTGGTTCTTGCATTGTCATTTGGAAGTGCATACCACATGGGGACTGAAGATGGCATTTGTGGTGGACAATGGCAAGGGCCCCAATCAATCGCTTTTGCCGCCTCCGTCCGACCTTCCAGCTTGCTAG